The proteins below are encoded in one region of Ereboglobus luteus:
- a CDS encoding putative manganese-dependent inorganic diphosphatase, whose product MPQSSDNSAPATTYVIGHRNPDTDAICSAIAYAAYKKARGEHGYIPARCGNSNARIDTVLRKFGTPLPLYLSDVTPRVHDVMVRDVISLPETATCAEALELIDEHDVRVLPVTTGDQRVLGTISIFQLGGYFTPRLRAPRDMRKVETTLAHVTRALNANILHLHDPDRMEDLYVRIGAMDIRSFGKQTESGSIPINKTIIIVGDRWDIQQRSIQFGVRALIVTGNLPIDTEVVEQARAAGVSVISSPYDSATTAWVVRTAGTIESLLDRKFASVSAELPLGELRRRVASSHIPAYLVTGEDGRLQGIITKSDVIKPVQTRLVLVDHNEMNQAVPGAHEVTITEIIDHHRLGPLNTQQPILFINEPVGSTCTIIADLFRRDNLRPAPDIAGLMMSGIITDTLHLNSPTTTPKDTELLAWLSEIAGVDSRALADEIFSSGSVILANTPESVIRADLKIYEENEIQFAVSQVEELGFANFWKHAKELSLALGELIKTERLGFACLLVTDINSQNSLLLVRGDKDFISRISYPHLEKNEIFELAEIVSRKKQLLPYITSILREMQAEK is encoded by the coding sequence ATGCCTCAGTCTTCCGACAACTCCGCCCCCGCAACAACCTACGTCATCGGCCATCGAAACCCCGACACCGACGCCATTTGCTCCGCCATCGCCTACGCCGCCTACAAAAAGGCACGCGGCGAGCACGGCTACATCCCCGCCCGTTGCGGCAATTCCAACGCCCGCATCGACACCGTCCTGCGCAAGTTCGGCACCCCCCTGCCCCTCTACCTGAGCGACGTCACCCCGCGCGTGCACGACGTCATGGTGCGCGATGTCATTTCGCTTCCAGAAACCGCCACCTGCGCCGAGGCGCTCGAACTGATCGACGAACACGATGTGCGCGTGCTCCCCGTCACCACAGGCGATCAACGCGTGCTCGGCACAATCTCCATTTTTCAACTCGGCGGCTACTTCACCCCGCGCCTGCGCGCGCCGCGCGACATGCGCAAGGTCGAAACCACCCTCGCCCACGTCACCCGCGCCCTCAACGCCAACATCCTCCACCTGCACGACCCCGACCGCATGGAGGACCTCTACGTGCGCATCGGCGCCATGGACATACGCTCCTTCGGCAAGCAAACCGAAAGCGGCAGCATCCCCATCAACAAAACAATCATCATCGTCGGCGACCGCTGGGACATTCAGCAGCGCTCCATCCAGTTCGGGGTCCGCGCGCTCATCGTGACGGGCAACCTCCCCATCGACACCGAGGTGGTCGAGCAAGCCAGGGCCGCCGGCGTCAGCGTCATCAGCAGTCCCTACGATTCCGCAACCACCGCGTGGGTCGTGCGCACCGCCGGCACCATCGAGTCCCTCCTCGACCGCAAATTCGCCTCGGTCTCCGCCGAACTGCCGCTCGGAGAACTGCGCCGCCGCGTGGCCTCGTCGCACATCCCCGCCTATCTGGTCACGGGCGAGGACGGACGCCTCCAAGGCATCATCACCAAGTCCGACGTCATCAAACCCGTGCAAACGCGCCTCGTGCTCGTTGACCACAACGAAATGAACCAGGCGGTTCCCGGCGCGCACGAAGTCACCATCACCGAGATCATCGACCACCACCGGCTCGGCCCGCTCAACACGCAGCAACCCATCCTCTTCATAAACGAACCCGTGGGCTCCACCTGCACGATCATCGCCGACCTCTTCCGCCGCGACAACCTCCGCCCCGCGCCCGACATCGCCGGGCTCATGATGAGCGGCATCATCACCGACACGCTCCATCTCAACAGCCCCACCACCACGCCGAAGGACACCGAGTTGCTCGCCTGGCTCTCCGAAATCGCGGGCGTGGATTCGCGCGCGCTTGCCGATGAGATTTTCAGCTCCGGCTCCGTCATCCTCGCCAACACCCCCGAATCGGTGATTCGCGCCGACCTGAAAATCTACGAGGAAAACGAAATCCAATTTGCTGTCTCGCAAGTCGAGGAGCTCGGTTTCGCCAACTTCTGGAAGCACGCCAAGGAGCTTTCCCTCGCACTCGGCGAATTGATCAAAACCGAGCGCCTCGGCTTCGCCTGCCTGCTCGTGACCGACATCAACTCGCAAAACTCGCTGCTGCTCGTGCGCGGCGACAAGGATTTCATCAGCCGCATTTCCTATCCGCATCTCGAGAAAAACGAAATCTTCGAGCTCGCTGAAATCGTCAGCCGCAAAAAACAACTCCTTCCCTACATCACGTCGATCCTCCGCGAAATGCAGGCCGAGAAGTAG
- a CDS encoding class I SAM-dependent methyltransferase, translating to MSDENKSIHEFDFNLICEYFSSVERQGPGSPEVTIKALSFIDSLAEKSRIADIGCGTGGQTMVLAQNTPGSITGVDLFPAFVDQFNANAARLNLQDRVKGITGSMDSLPFQDVELDLIWSEGAIYNIGFERGLNEWRRFLKPGGCIAVTESSWFTDERPDEIQAFWHDAYPEINTIPAKVAQMQKAGYVPVATFVLPENCWTEHFYAPQVAAREAFLKKHAGNKIAEEFISNQRHETQLYNKYKAYYGYVFYIGKKI from the coding sequence ATGAGCGACGAAAACAAATCCATCCACGAATTCGATTTCAACTTGATCTGTGAATACTTTTCCAGCGTGGAGCGGCAGGGTCCCGGCAGTCCCGAGGTGACGATCAAGGCGCTGAGTTTTATCGACAGCCTCGCCGAAAAATCCCGCATCGCGGACATCGGTTGCGGCACGGGCGGGCAAACGATGGTGCTTGCGCAAAACACGCCGGGGAGCATCACGGGCGTCGATCTGTTTCCCGCCTTTGTCGATCAGTTCAACGCCAATGCCGCCAGGCTGAATCTTCAGGATCGGGTGAAAGGCATCACGGGTTCGATGGATAGCCTTCCGTTCCAAGACGTGGAGCTCGATCTGATCTGGTCGGAAGGGGCGATTTACAACATCGGCTTTGAGCGCGGGCTGAACGAGTGGAGGCGGTTTTTGAAGCCCGGCGGCTGCATCGCCGTCACGGAATCCTCGTGGTTCACTGATGAGCGGCCTGACGAGATTCAGGCGTTTTGGCACGACGCCTATCCCGAGATAAACACGATCCCCGCCAAGGTCGCCCAGATGCAAAAAGCCGGATACGTCCCCGTCGCCACATTTGTCCTTCCGGAGAATTGCTGGACGGAGCACTTTTACGCCCCGCAAGTCGCCGCGCGGGAGGCGTTCCTGAAGAAGCACGCCGGCAATAAAATAGCCGAGGAATTTATATCAAACCAGCGCCACGAGACCCAACTATATAATAAGTATAAAGCGTATTACGGTTATGTGTTTTATATTGGTAAAAAGATATAA
- a CDS encoding NADPH:quinone reductase: MPKRIQFNSYGGPEVLCYCDCEPPALGPRDVLVRNHAIGLNYIDTYYRGGLYPVPALPSGLGTEGAGVVEAVGAEVSRFKAGDRVAYASGPLGAYAEYHALPESAPVRIPDTVSFEQAAAVMLKGLTVQYLLRQTYPLRGGETILFHAAAGGVGLIACQWAKTLGVKLIGTAGNAEKAALARAHGAWEVVDMSREDFVARVHELTGGEKCPVVYDSVGRDTWERSLDCVAPRGLMVSFGNASGSVTGVDLGILSRKGSLYVTRPTLAHYANTPERLAEMSAELFALIGAGLLRVEINQRFPLAEAAAAHTALQSRRTTGSTVLVP; this comes from the coding sequence ATGCCAAAAAGAATTCAGTTCAACTCATACGGCGGGCCGGAGGTTTTGTGTTATTGCGATTGCGAACCGCCCGCGCTCGGGCCGCGCGATGTGCTCGTGCGCAATCACGCCATCGGCCTCAACTACATTGATACTTATTACCGCGGTGGATTGTATCCGGTGCCCGCGCTGCCATCCGGCCTCGGCACGGAGGGCGCGGGCGTGGTCGAGGCGGTCGGCGCGGAGGTTTCGCGTTTCAAGGCTGGAGATCGCGTCGCCTACGCGTCGGGTCCGCTCGGCGCCTATGCGGAATACCACGCGTTGCCGGAAAGCGCGCCCGTGCGCATTCCCGACACGGTCAGTTTCGAGCAGGCGGCGGCGGTGATGCTCAAGGGGCTCACTGTGCAATACCTGTTGCGCCAGACGTATCCGTTGCGCGGCGGCGAGACGATTCTGTTTCACGCGGCTGCGGGCGGCGTGGGATTGATCGCGTGCCAGTGGGCGAAGACGCTCGGCGTGAAACTCATCGGCACGGCGGGCAATGCCGAGAAGGCCGCGCTCGCCAGGGCGCACGGCGCGTGGGAGGTCGTTGACATGAGTCGCGAGGATTTTGTCGCGCGCGTGCACGAATTGACCGGCGGCGAAAAATGCCCCGTCGTCTATGATTCGGTGGGCCGGGACACTTGGGAACGCTCGCTCGATTGCGTGGCGCCTCGCGGCCTGATGGTCAGCTTCGGCAACGCATCGGGATCGGTGACGGGCGTGGACTTGGGCATCCTCTCGCGCAAGGGATCGCTCTATGTGACGCGCCCCACGCTCGCCCATTACGCAAACACGCCGGAGCGGCTCGCGGAGATGAGCGCGGAGTTGTTTGCATTGATTGGCGCCGGGCTTCTGCGCGTCGAAATCAACCAGCGCTTTCCGCTGGCCGAGGCCGCCGCCGCGCACACCGCGCTCCAGTCACGCCGCACAACCGGCTCGACCGTGCTCGTGCCGTGA
- a CDS encoding LysE family translocator, protein MYPQLLTLLGILTVGLISPGPDFFLIVKNSMSGSRLRAFATGWGIAAGLCVQVIVLSLGLAMAPPVVLRIVQLAGAAVLMWIGLKTLLARPVVNQPAQASEGMDADKYERKQATAGFMEGFLCNATNVKVFVFFTSLFSQFVVADSPMSWRVFMPVVVVIHGLVMWSLITWALLFPPVARQLTRTQRWLPRVFGVILIGFALFVVWESLRGLLA, encoded by the coding sequence ATGTATCCGCAACTATTGACACTTTTGGGCATATTGACCGTGGGGCTGATTTCCCCGGGGCCGGATTTTTTTCTCATCGTTAAAAACAGCATGAGCGGTTCGCGACTGCGCGCGTTTGCCACCGGCTGGGGAATCGCGGCGGGATTGTGCGTTCAGGTGATTGTCCTGTCGCTCGGCCTGGCGATGGCTCCGCCGGTCGTGCTGCGAATCGTGCAGCTCGCGGGCGCCGCGGTGCTGATGTGGATCGGCTTGAAGACGCTGCTGGCGCGCCCCGTCGTGAACCAGCCGGCGCAGGCATCGGAAGGAATGGACGCTGACAAATACGAGCGCAAACAGGCGACCGCCGGCTTCATGGAGGGGTTCCTGTGCAACGCCACCAACGTGAAGGTATTCGTGTTTTTCACGAGTTTGTTTTCGCAATTTGTGGTGGCGGACTCGCCCATGAGCTGGCGGGTTTTCATGCCGGTGGTGGTCGTGATTCACGGGCTCGTCATGTGGTCGCTGATCACCTGGGCGCTGTTGTTTCCGCCGGTGGCGCGGCAGCTCACGCGCACGCAACGCTGGCTGCCGCGCGTGTTTGGCGTGATCCTGATCGGGTTCGCCTTGTTTGTCGTATGGGAAAGCCTGCGCGGACTACTCGCGTGA
- a CDS encoding sugar transferase produces the protein MLKQSRQTRTRFHQICDGALFALSLVGAYLLRDGLARVDALGLSPLEPFVELVWVLPLVAVLGPVFLGAQRFYAGQRPSGFAAARAAAFTALAVVIILFLVRAQVARSVILLGCAAGGVLAYARAVFSARLASTRLAREQWCERVLWVGDPDANKRRRASLSTQEMSHIADVGDFDPRSEPPARLAELLHKHAVNTAIFDSAGTAQLAPYVDCCTREGVAVIICTGLAPLTASLDSAAHLDSLGGEMVVHFRAHKAGPAALALKRATDVLFSAAALVLLSPVFALAALTIKLTSRGPVLFRQTRAGLNGRPFEMVKFRTMRAGAENEQDALADKNEMRGPVFKMEDDPRVTPAGRFFRRHAIDELPQIWNVLRGEMSLVGPRPLPLYEVRRFDDDAHRRRQSMRPGLTCLWQISGRNDIDDFAEWVRLDLAYIDHWSPWLDARIVLATIPVVISGRGGR, from the coding sequence ATGCTCAAACAATCCCGGCAGACTCGCACCCGGTTTCACCAGATTTGCGACGGCGCGCTTTTTGCGCTTTCGCTGGTGGGCGCGTATTTGCTTCGCGACGGATTGGCGCGTGTGGACGCGCTTGGGCTTTCCCCGCTGGAGCCGTTTGTCGAATTGGTGTGGGTGCTGCCCCTTGTCGCCGTGCTCGGCCCGGTGTTTTTGGGCGCGCAGCGTTTTTATGCCGGGCAACGACCGTCGGGTTTCGCGGCGGCGCGCGCGGCGGCGTTCACGGCGCTGGCGGTTGTCATCATTTTGTTTCTCGTGCGCGCTCAGGTGGCGCGCTCGGTGATTTTGCTCGGGTGCGCTGCGGGCGGGGTTTTGGCGTATGCGCGCGCGGTTTTTTCCGCGCGCCTCGCGTCGACGCGGCTTGCGCGCGAACAGTGGTGCGAGCGCGTGCTCTGGGTCGGCGACCCGGACGCGAACAAACGCCGGCGCGCCTCGCTCTCGACCCAGGAGATGTCGCACATCGCGGATGTCGGCGATTTCGACCCGCGGAGCGAGCCGCCGGCGCGCCTCGCGGAATTGCTCCACAAGCACGCGGTCAACACCGCGATTTTTGACAGCGCCGGCACCGCGCAACTCGCACCGTATGTTGACTGCTGCACGCGCGAAGGCGTGGCGGTCATCATTTGCACGGGGCTCGCGCCGTTGACCGCCTCGCTCGATTCCGCCGCGCACCTCGATTCGCTCGGGGGCGAAATGGTCGTTCACTTTCGCGCGCACAAGGCCGGTCCGGCCGCGCTCGCGCTCAAGCGCGCGACGGATGTTTTGTTTTCCGCGGCCGCCCTCGTGTTGTTGTCGCCGGTGTTCGCGCTCGCCGCGCTCACGATCAAACTCACATCGCGCGGGCCGGTGTTGTTCAGGCAGACGCGCGCGGGCCTCAACGGACGTCCGTTTGAAATGGTGAAGTTTCGGACGATGCGCGCCGGGGCGGAAAACGAGCAGGACGCGCTCGCGGATAAAAACGAAATGCGCGGGCCGGTTTTCAAAATGGAGGACGATCCCCGTGTCACACCGGCGGGGCGTTTTTTTCGCAGGCACGCGATCGACGAACTGCCGCAGATTTGGAATGTGCTGCGCGGCGAAATGAGCCTGGTGGGGCCGCGTCCGCTGCCGTTGTATGAAGTGCGGCGTTTTGACGACGATGCGCACAGGCGGCGGCAAAGCATGCGCCCCGGCCTGACGTGCCTCTGGCAAATCAGCGGGCGCAACGACATCGACGACTTCGCGGAGTGGGTGCGGCTCGACCTGGCCTACATCGACCACTGGTCGCCGTGGCTCGACGCGCGCATCGTGCTCGCGACGATTCCGGTTGTGATTTCCGGCAGGGGCGGGAGGTAG
- a CDS encoding glycosyltransferase family 4 protein, with translation MKLLVFAQTPPPVHGQSVMVRTLVDGLGGAARGTEIEVVHVNPALSRDAADVGRVRIGKIFALWAACWRALRARWRGRGAGGMTFYYVPAPGKRPAVWRDSMVMFALRPFFTRLVLHWHAVGLGAWLEKKARAPERWLARLALGRADIAIVLAPELADDAMEFAPRKVCVVPNGIDVSASQKQNVERGRAVCRLLFLGLCSREKGVFAALDAMAVLERETPGAFELVVAGAFASEEEEREFNASLRKCVRYTGPADDAKKHALYDGADVFVFPTHYAHEAQPLVLIEAMAHDLPVVTTHWRAIPGMLPECPHAQIVGVHASAEKLASAIRAVRGAGPVNGTMRAHYEKHFTRSKHLATLVSALRKTEE, from the coding sequence ATGAAACTGCTCGTCTTCGCACAAACCCCGCCGCCCGTGCACGGGCAAAGTGTCATGGTGCGGACGCTTGTCGATGGATTGGGCGGCGCGGCGCGCGGGACGGAGATCGAGGTTGTTCACGTCAATCCGGCATTGTCGCGCGACGCCGCGGATGTCGGGCGCGTGCGCATCGGAAAGATTTTCGCACTGTGGGCCGCCTGCTGGCGGGCGTTGCGCGCGCGCTGGCGCGGGCGCGGCGCGGGCGGCATGACGTTTTATTATGTGCCCGCGCCGGGCAAGCGCCCCGCCGTCTGGCGCGACTCGATGGTGATGTTTGCGCTAAGGCCGTTTTTCACGAGGCTGGTGCTGCACTGGCATGCGGTCGGACTGGGCGCGTGGCTGGAAAAAAAAGCGCGCGCGCCCGAACGCTGGCTGGCGCGACTCGCGCTTGGGCGCGCGGATATCGCGATTGTGCTCGCGCCGGAACTGGCGGACGACGCGATGGAGTTTGCGCCGCGGAAAGTGTGCGTGGTGCCGAACGGAATTGATGTTTCCGCTTCCCAAAAACAGAACGTCGAACGTGGGCGGGCGGTTTGCCGCCTGTTGTTTCTCGGGCTGTGCAGCCGCGAAAAGGGCGTGTTTGCCGCGCTCGACGCAATGGCGGTTTTGGAGCGCGAAACACCGGGTGCGTTCGAGCTCGTCGTCGCGGGCGCGTTTGCGAGCGAGGAGGAGGAGCGCGAGTTCAATGCGAGCCTTCGCAAATGCGTGCGTTACACCGGGCCGGCGGATGATGCGAAAAAGCACGCGCTTTACGACGGGGCCGATGTGTTTGTTTTCCCGACGCACTACGCGCACGAGGCGCAGCCGCTGGTGTTAATCGAGGCGATGGCGCACGACCTGCCTGTCGTTACAACGCACTGGCGCGCGATCCCCGGAATGCTGCCGGAGTGTCCGCACGCGCAAATCGTCGGCGTGCATGCGTCGGCCGAAAAACTCGCGTCGGCAATTCGCGCCGTGCGCGGCGCGGGTCCGGTGAATGGAACCATGCGCGCGCATTACGAAAAACATTTCACGCGCTCAAAGCATCTCGCGACGCTGGTGTCCGCGCTGCGCAAAACAGAGGAATAG
- a CDS encoding RNA polymerase sigma factor, protein MLAVRDGDIDRLGELFERHHRRLYAFCAQLTRQPAAAEDIVQNVFHRILKYRHTYRDNGNFTAWMYHLARNCAADFFQKQSTAPVPVDPGDLHAHASSESPPDARAAQTDDLALLRAALDRLPVEHREIIVLSRLQNLGHREAARILDCSVGAAKVRAHRALKALRETYLALRQNPQPL, encoded by the coding sequence ATGCTCGCCGTGCGCGACGGCGACATCGACCGGCTCGGCGAGCTCTTTGAGCGCCATCATCGCCGCCTCTACGCGTTTTGCGCGCAACTCACGCGCCAGCCCGCCGCCGCGGAGGACATTGTGCAAAACGTCTTCCACCGCATCCTCAAATACCGCCACACCTATCGCGACAACGGCAACTTCACCGCGTGGATGTATCACCTCGCGCGCAACTGCGCCGCCGACTTTTTCCAGAAACAATCCACCGCTCCCGTGCCCGTCGATCCCGGCGATCTGCACGCGCACGCCTCGTCCGAGTCGCCGCCCGACGCGCGCGCCGCTCAAACCGACGATCTCGCGCTCCTGCGCGCCGCGCTCGACCGGCTCCCCGTCGAGCACCGTGAAATCATCGTCCTTTCCCGCCTCCAAAACCTCGGACATCGCGAAGCCGCGCGCATCCTCGACTGCTCCGTCGGCGCCGCCAAGGTCCGCGCGCACCGCGCATTAAAAGCCCTGCGCGAAACCTACCTCGCGCTCCGCCAAAACCCGCAACCACTTTAA
- a CDS encoding zf-HC2 domain-containing protein encodes MNCQRIQDECLIEALHDGSLPSATADAVRAHLAACPACRAQLAELETITAQLDRLPAPAAPSQRMRASFDAMLAAEKALQKNNRLNNPRRVSRLDTFFARLFPRRPVYQFGASLALLALGLFVGARFLTPASTPGAGPETPAPNSTAMELAELREQVNNMGRLVTYSLLQQKSTSERLQSVLATLQLKSPDRQLLTDLVGTLAFDPSVNVRLSAVEALAPHTGEDLVRAGLIAALPRETAPLVQVAMIELLASARDTEAAPVFARLMLDDRADPSVRETARRALAVLDSPHAPALEPAHDHNLSHTSTDTKTTT; translated from the coding sequence ATGAATTGCCAACGCATCCAGGACGAATGCCTCATCGAGGCCCTGCACGACGGCTCGCTCCCGTCCGCGACAGCCGATGCCGTGCGCGCCCACCTCGCCGCCTGCCCGGCCTGCCGCGCTCAACTCGCGGAGCTCGAAACCATCACCGCGCAACTCGACCGCCTTCCGGCTCCCGCCGCGCCCTCGCAGCGCATGCGCGCCAGTTTCGACGCCATGCTCGCCGCCGAAAAAGCGCTCCAGAAAAACAACCGTCTTAACAATCCGCGCCGCGTTTCGCGCCTCGACACCTTTTTCGCGCGCCTTTTTCCGCGCCGCCCCGTGTATCAATTCGGCGCGTCGCTCGCGCTTCTTGCGCTCGGTCTTTTCGTCGGCGCGCGTTTCCTCACACCGGCTTCAACGCCGGGCGCCGGCCCGGAAACGCCCGCGCCCAACTCCACCGCCATGGAGCTGGCCGAGCTTCGCGAGCAAGTGAACAACATGGGCCGCCTCGTCACCTATTCGTTGCTCCAGCAGAAATCCACGAGCGAACGCCTGCAATCCGTGCTTGCCACGCTCCAGCTCAAATCGCCCGACCGCCAGCTTCTCACCGACCTTGTCGGCACGCTTGCGTTCGATCCGTCCGTCAATGTCCGGCTTTCCGCGGTCGAGGCGCTCGCGCCGCACACCGGCGAGGACCTCGTGCGCGCCGGCCTCATCGCCGCGCTCCCGCGCGAAACCGCGCCGCTCGTGCAAGTCGCCATGATCGAACTCCTCGCCTCCGCCCGCGACACCGAGGCCGCGCCCGTTTTTGCCAGGCTCATGCTGGACGACCGCGCCGACCCCTCCGTCCGCGAAACCGCGCGCCGCGCCCTCGCCGTGCTCGACTCGCCGCACGCACCGGCCCTTGAACCGGCGCACGACCACAATCTTTCGCACACATCCACCGACACAAAAACAACCACTTGA
- a CDS encoding DUF4097 family beta strand repeat-containing protein: MKTKTAFLRAPLLAAAIACSAALLPAQDAYRELGATPPLAAEASPAKKASYSSQPGKNTTTARISFSDRSKPGTLKINMTVAEIGIEGTSGNEIIVTSSLDQKGAPKTDDDGFRRLDQEQAFELVEKDNVATLRIAGGSPRSAAGAEFKIKVPRNTNLSIRTQSVEGVEIDDIDGDIEVNSTNGEISLENVSGSVVANTMSGKIDAEFKRAPQKPVSLTSMSGAIELSLPPKSAANLRMRTLSGAIRTNFPESALKTTTETRADAKARKVSMQVTHDGDSGVTVVTSNSGDSYAFSTTTGEVQIPRPRPRPPRRVMASSSKPLSKRARRRHLITPTKGSPPPKKASPPQFRRSMESRASATRKKNSSSARSKPVETPCRARFA; encoded by the coding sequence ATGAAAACAAAAACCGCATTCCTCCGCGCGCCGCTTCTCGCCGCCGCCATCGCCTGTTCCGCAGCCTTGCTTCCCGCGCAGGACGCCTACCGCGAGCTCGGCGCCACGCCGCCGCTCGCCGCTGAAGCCAGCCCCGCGAAAAAAGCCAGCTACAGCAGCCAGCCCGGAAAAAACACCACCACCGCGCGCATTTCCTTCTCCGACCGGAGCAAGCCTGGCACGTTAAAGATCAACATGACCGTCGCCGAAATCGGCATCGAGGGCACGAGCGGAAACGAAATCATCGTCACCTCCTCGCTCGACCAGAAAGGCGCGCCCAAGACCGACGACGATGGTTTCCGCCGCCTCGACCAGGAGCAGGCTTTCGAGCTCGTCGAAAAGGACAATGTCGCCACGCTTCGCATCGCGGGAGGCAGCCCGCGGTCTGCGGCCGGGGCGGAGTTCAAAATCAAGGTTCCGCGCAACACCAACCTTTCCATCAGAACGCAATCCGTCGAGGGTGTTGAAATCGACGACATCGACGGCGATATCGAGGTGAACAGCACCAACGGCGAAATCAGCCTTGAAAACGTCAGCGGCTCCGTTGTCGCCAACACGATGAGCGGAAAAATCGACGCCGAGTTCAAGCGCGCCCCGCAAAAACCCGTTTCGCTCACTTCCATGAGCGGCGCCATCGAGCTTTCCCTGCCGCCAAAAAGCGCGGCCAACCTCCGCATGCGCACCTTGAGCGGCGCCATCCGAACCAACTTTCCAGAAAGCGCGCTCAAGACGACCACCGAAACGCGCGCCGACGCCAAGGCAAGGAAGGTCAGCATGCAAGTCACGCACGACGGCGACAGCGGCGTGACGGTTGTCACGAGCAATTCCGGTGACAGTTACGCTTTCTCGACGACAACCGGCGAGGTGCAAATCCCCCGCCCCCGGCCCCGCCCGCCGCGCCGAGTGATGGCGAGCTCGTCGAAACCATTATCGAAACGCGCAAGGCGCAGGCATTTGATTACGCCGACAAAGGGCTCGCCGCCGCCCAAAAAGGCATCGCCGCCGCAATTCAGGCGATCGATGGAATCAAGGGCCTCAGCGACGAGGAAAAAGAACTCATCAAGCGCAAGATCCAAGCCGGTGGAAACGCCATGCCGCGCACGGTTCGCGTAA
- a CDS encoding DUF192 domain-containing protein — translation MKNANMLSVIVRIVVTAATLFLATSCKDGKTAAAPKAIKSASEYFTISVGDQPVRMQLAVEQPNNMRELSRGLMGRRDLAEDQGMIFVYQYPQRMGFYMRNTPLPLDIGFFTKDGVLREVRQMFPFDETSVTSARTDIHYALEMNQGWFERHGVKPAPSMTSDAGAKLDLKALGEALEARGFKPENYGLRDEAAR, via the coding sequence GTGAAAAACGCAAATATGCTTTCTGTTATTGTGAGGATCGTTGTGACAGCAGCGACCCTTTTTCTGGCAACAAGCTGCAAGGATGGCAAGACGGCAGCTGCTCCAAAGGCGATAAAATCGGCCTCGGAATATTTCACCATAAGCGTGGGCGATCAGCCCGTGCGTATGCAACTCGCTGTGGAGCAACCGAATAACATGCGCGAACTCAGTCGCGGCCTAATGGGGCGTCGCGATCTCGCGGAGGACCAGGGGATGATTTTTGTCTATCAATACCCCCAGCGCATGGGCTTCTACATGCGCAACACCCCGCTCCCGTTGGACATAGGATTTTTCACAAAAGACGGCGTGCTGCGCGAAGTGCGCCAGATGTTTCCATTCGACGAAACCTCGGTGACCTCGGCGCGCACGGATATCCACTACGCGCTCGAAATGAACCAAGGCTGGTTCGAGCGCCACGGCGTGAAACCGGCCCCGTCGATGACATCGGACGCCGGCGCAAAACTCGACTTGAAGGCGCTCGGGGAGGCGCTGGAAGCGCGCGGTTTTAAGCCTGAAAACTACGGCTTGCGAGACGAGGCGGCGCGGTGA